A single window of Leptospiraceae bacterium DNA harbors:
- a CDS encoding DUF1564 family protein codes for MIRFNFRPTNADWVELGEIALAFGKSRCWLFVHLLKLDIAGMSRLLRKARLSFGVPTIPRLELKIFWTL; via the coding sequence TTGATTCGATTCAACTTTCGACCAACAAATGCGGATTGGGTAGAACTTGGGGAAATTGCCCTAGCTTTTGGAAAATCTCGCTGCTGGTTGTTTGTCCATTTGCTAAAACTTGATATCGCTGGGATGTCGCGCCTCTTACGAAAAGCCAGATTGAGCTTTGGAGTTCCAACGATTCCGAGGTTAGAACTGAAGATTTTTTGGACTTTGTAA
- a CDS encoding SgcJ/EcaC family oxidoreductase: MSQPTEEANIRLLYKTWIEAWNYQNAKGMSDLVLEDGDIVGFDGSQMKGSKEVHSVIGEIFAAHPTGLYVSIIQEVKILSSDVAILRAVVGMVPRGGADINPAVNAVQSLVCKKVGVDWKIALFQNTPAAFHGRPELAMQLTNDLRLALNTSK, translated from the coding sequence ATGAGCCAACCCACAGAAGAGGCTAATATCCGTTTGCTGTATAAGACTTGGATTGAAGCCTGGAACTATCAAAATGCAAAAGGAATGTCTGATTTAGTTTTAGAGGATGGAGACATCGTTGGTTTTGATGGATCGCAGATGAAGGGAAGTAAGGAAGTGCATTCTGTCATAGGAGAAATTTTTGCAGCACATCCGACAGGACTCTATGTAAGTATTATCCAGGAAGTAAAAATCTTATCGAGTGATGTTGCCATTCTCCGCGCTGTTGTTGGAATGGTTCCACGCGGAGGCGCAGATATTAATCCTGCGGTTAATGCTGTTCAGTCGCTAGTTTGTAAAAAGGTTGGTGTGGATTGGAAGATTGCTTTGTTTCAAAATACGCCTGCCGCTTTTCATGGTAGGCCTGAGCTTGCAATGCAGCTAACAAACGATTTGCGCTTGGCTCTTAATACTTCGAAATAG